A stretch of Candidatus Neomarinimicrobiota bacterium DNA encodes these proteins:
- a CDS encoding four helix bundle protein, translating to MKELTTLDIYVLSEKLSDYIWQLFDAWDRKAQNTLGYQIIRAADSISASIAEGYGRYHYADRKRFYFYARGSFEEVKTWLGKARRRNLLSDEDTIFLQNITHELGPKLNAFIRSTNKGAKN from the coding sequence ATGAAAGAGCTCACAACGCTTGACATTTATGTATTGTCTGAAAAACTATCCGATTATATCTGGCAATTGTTTGACGCCTGGGATAGAAAAGCTCAAAACACACTTGGATATCAAATCATTCGAGCAGCGGACAGTATCTCTGCAAGTATTGCTGAAGGGTATGGACGCTATCATTACGCGGATAGAAAACGATTTTATTTTTATGCCAGGGGGTCATTCGAAGAAGTCAAAACATGGCTCGGTAAGGCCCGGAGAAGAAACCTGTTATCAGATGAAGACACCATATTTTTACAGAACATCACCCATGAGTTGGGACCAAAATTGAATGCTTTTATCCGAAGCACAAATAAAGGGGCAAAAAATTAA
- a CDS encoding 8-oxoguanine deaminase, with translation MSTLLIKKSLAVATMNDSQEEFSGGHILIENGVIKSIGPESPDIQADKTIDATGMVITPGFINTHHHLYQTLTRNIPLMQNQPLFSWLTNHYEVWRELTTEAVAVSTQTGLLELMKTGVTTSSDHLYLFPSKASPELIDTEIEAAKALGIRFQPTRGSMSLGKSRGGLPPDDVVQTEDVIQKDTERLLAKYHEDSDGAMIRISLAPCSPFSVTTELMKQTAAFARTNGLQIHTHLAETLDEEAFCLESFGLRPVGLMQELNWLTSNAWYAHSVHLNDDEIKLMGENQVGISHCPSSNMRLGSGIARIRELLDANVNVSLGVDGSASNDSGDMLLEMRNAMLISRLREQNYWLNARDVLRMATRGGAAALGRDDIGQLSVGKQADLALFEMNGLAQAGSLADPIAALIFTTRQRPVDWLIVQGKIIMEKGDSKVDETNLVSRHNRIAAEMLQLATQRTKIEFSTHQ, from the coding sequence ATGAGTACTCTCCTTATTAAAAAGTCTCTCGCTGTTGCCACCATGAATGATTCTCAGGAAGAATTTTCTGGTGGACATATTCTCATTGAAAATGGTGTGATAAAATCAATAGGGCCTGAATCGCCAGATATCCAAGCGGATAAAACAATCGATGCCACTGGGATGGTGATTACGCCTGGATTCATAAACACCCACCACCATCTATATCAAACCCTGACTCGAAATATTCCTTTAATGCAAAACCAGCCACTCTTCTCCTGGTTAACCAATCACTATGAAGTTTGGCGAGAACTCACCACTGAGGCTGTTGCAGTGAGCACACAAACGGGGTTGCTGGAGCTGATGAAAACCGGTGTGACCACCAGCTCTGATCATCTATATCTGTTTCCATCAAAGGCCAGCCCAGAATTGATTGACACAGAAATTGAAGCCGCAAAAGCACTGGGTATTCGCTTTCAACCCACACGGGGCTCCATGTCCCTTGGTAAATCCAGGGGTGGCTTACCTCCTGATGATGTGGTGCAGACAGAAGATGTCATCCAAAAGGATACAGAAAGATTACTGGCAAAATATCATGAGGATTCAGACGGCGCTATGATCCGTATTTCTCTTGCCCCCTGCTCACCTTTTTCTGTGACCACAGAATTGATGAAGCAAACGGCAGCATTTGCCAGGACCAATGGTCTTCAAATTCATACTCATCTTGCTGAAACACTGGATGAGGAAGCGTTTTGTCTGGAGAGCTTTGGATTAAGACCCGTAGGACTCATGCAGGAGTTGAATTGGCTCACCTCAAACGCCTGGTATGCTCATTCCGTGCATTTGAACGATGATGAAATCAAGCTTATGGGTGAAAACCAGGTTGGGATTTCACATTGTCCCTCATCCAACATGCGACTGGGTTCCGGGATTGCTCGAATTCGTGAACTCCTCGATGCAAACGTCAATGTGAGTCTGGGTGTTGACGGCAGTGCCTCAAATGATTCAGGAGATATGCTTCTGGAAATGCGCAATGCCATGCTCATCTCACGATTAAGGGAGCAAAATTACTGGCTCAATGCCAGGGACGTCCTGAGAATGGCAACCAGAGGAGGAGCTGCAGCCCTGGGTCGTGATGATATCGGACAGCTCAGTGTGGGCAAGCAGGCAGATCTGGCTCTGTTCGAGATGAATGGCTTAGCTCAAGCGGGCAGTCTGGCCGATCCCATTGCCGCCCTTATCTTTACTACCCGCCAGCGTCCCGTGGATTGGCTGATTGTTCAGGGCAAGATCATCATGGAAAAAGGTGATTCAAAAGTAGATGAAACAAATCTGGTCTCCAGACACAATCGGATCGCCGCTGAAATGCTGCAACTTGCGACCCAACGAACTAAAATCGAATTCTCAACCCATCAATAA
- a CDS encoding FAD binding domain-containing protein translates to MWSSIEQIIKPDTLSEASILLKESGSVLFAGGTYLVGQKDDAVHTLLDINHLLNDQIKMQGDEIHIGAGCTLQEIISFDDARLNGAILSACPSKNIRNQRTIGGEIARLRTDSDLLVFLFASRTKLCLNESESSVEFCDWNGEGIIEKMIIPSHDVKLERVALLDSAPAFVIVGINGLNDSIAVCVGGKTSKILFFQTKPEPNEADIRSFMDEVEASFSNDHLGTPAYKRHLVSVLLQEMAVVK, encoded by the coding sequence ATGTGGTCTTCAATTGAACAAATTATTAAACCTGACACCCTGAGTGAAGCTTCTATATTGCTCAAAGAATCGGGCTCAGTCCTTTTTGCAGGGGGAACTTACCTTGTTGGACAAAAAGATGATGCTGTACACACCCTCCTTGATATCAATCATTTGCTAAACGATCAGATAAAAATGCAGGGGGACGAAATTCACATTGGTGCAGGCTGTACACTTCAGGAAATTATCAGTTTTGATGATGCGCGACTCAATGGTGCCATTCTTTCAGCCTGTCCTTCCAAAAACATTCGCAATCAGCGGACCATTGGCGGCGAAATTGCCAGATTAAGAACTGATTCCGATCTCCTGGTTTTTTTGTTCGCGTCCAGAACAAAATTATGCTTAAATGAGTCTGAGTCATCCGTTGAGTTCTGTGACTGGAATGGCGAAGGTATTATTGAAAAGATGATCATCCCTTCTCATGATGTGAAGCTTGAGCGGGTAGCCTTGCTGGATTCTGCCCCGGCCTTTGTTATCGTTGGTATCAATGGGTTGAATGATTCCATTGCTGTTTGTGTGGGTGGCAAAACGTCTAAAATTTTATTCTTTCAAACCAAGCCTGAACCAAATGAGGCCGATATACGAAGTTTTATGGATGAGGTGGAAGCGAGTTTCAGTAATGATCATCTTGGGACCCCAGCCTACAAACGTCATCTGGTTTCTGTATTGCTCCAGGAAATGGCGGTGGTGAAATGA
- a CDS encoding (2Fe-2S)-binding protein — MNIQFELNGRLVQASPLPGTTLLEYLRNEEYHSVKHGCDHGECGACTVLMDNKSVNACLILMHSVNGRKIETLESISTHEELHPLQQDFLHEGAAQCGFCTPGMILSLEALDREGGEIKEANVRDALNGNLCRCTGYVKPVKAALVTLQKSSNTGGDS; from the coding sequence ATGAACATCCAATTCGAGCTGAATGGTCGTCTCGTCCAGGCCAGCCCATTGCCTGGAACCACACTCCTGGAATATTTGAGGAATGAAGAATACCATAGCGTAAAACATGGTTGTGACCATGGAGAATGCGGTGCCTGTACGGTTCTCATGGACAATAAAAGTGTGAATGCCTGTCTGATCCTCATGCACTCAGTGAATGGACGAAAAATAGAAACCCTTGAGAGCATTTCCACCCATGAGGAACTGCACCCACTTCAACAGGATTTTCTGCATGAGGGCGCAGCGCAATGTGGTTTCTGCACACCGGGAATGATCCTCTCCCTGGAAGCTCTGGACCGTGAAGGTGGTGAGATAAAGGAAGCCAATGTCCGTGATGCCCTGAATGGAAATCTCTGTCGTTGTACTGGCTATGTAAAACCAGTAAAAGCAGCACTTGTTACCCTCCAAAAATCTAGCAACACTGGAGGTGACTCATGA
- a CDS encoding molybdopterin-dependent oxidoreductase yields the protein MKVIGQDTQRVDGHALVRGNAVFADDIKLKDVLHVKILHSPVAHANILKIDVSRAQALEGVVAVFTHKDFKTHFYTTAGQGYPEPGPRDMRILDSTVRFVGDRVAFVAAETLEIAEHALSLIEVTYEELPTIFDVEGAMTSDISLHSESGKTGIHDAAHNVAAHLDAELGDVDKALDASAHVFEGTYSTPFVQMASIEPHISLTWLDENNRLVIRTSTQVPFHVRRIVAEVLGIPVGKIRVIKPRIGGGFGGKQEILNEELVSAVTLKTGRPARIEYTRAEELFAARLRHPEVVTFRLGFDKNQTLTAIDLNILENCGAYGPHALTVMSVTAQKALSMYKAPSIRVNGDGVYTNLPIGGAYRGYGAPQAFFPLESLMDEAADAMNIDPIELRLKNIFKIGDDIPIAKILGEGREGFPMVLYSTEVAACLKQGRELSGWEQLRAEKQTGRYRRGIGVAVAGQGSGIPGIDMGSAFIKMNEDASFNLQVGATDIGTGSDTALAQIAAEVLGVPVEKIIVYSSDTDMTPFDTGAYASSTTYISGSAVKKAAENCKTMILDQGRLLLDNDKAEIEGTFVVGEEGKQMSFEDICTKSFYTDEQKQIMGTASYMSYDSPPPFNATFAEVEVDTLTGTVRVIKIVSVTDAGQIINPKMAEGQIEGGIPQALGMTLSEFMPFDEKGRPINLDFNSYHIYTAKDMPELVVRFAESHEPTGPYGAKAVAEIPINAPAPAVANAVYSAVGVRVKHLPISPQQILEEMDID from the coding sequence ATGAAAGTGATTGGTCAAGACACTCAGAGGGTCGACGGTCATGCTCTGGTCCGTGGAAATGCGGTTTTCGCAGATGACATCAAATTGAAGGATGTACTACATGTAAAAATTCTCCATAGCCCCGTAGCCCATGCCAACATTCTCAAAATTGATGTTTCCAGGGCCCAAGCTCTGGAGGGTGTTGTAGCTGTCTTCACCCATAAAGACTTTAAGACCCATTTCTATACCACAGCAGGCCAGGGTTATCCAGAGCCGGGTCCTCGAGATATGCGAATCCTGGATTCAACTGTACGTTTTGTAGGCGATCGTGTCGCTTTTGTTGCTGCGGAAACGCTTGAAATCGCCGAACATGCTCTCAGTCTTATCGAAGTGACATATGAAGAGCTGCCAACCATCTTTGATGTAGAAGGCGCTATGACATCAGATATTTCCCTGCACTCTGAATCTGGCAAAACTGGTATTCACGATGCAGCTCATAATGTGGCTGCTCATCTGGATGCTGAATTGGGAGATGTGGATAAAGCTTTGGATGCTTCTGCACATGTATTCGAAGGCACGTATAGCACACCCTTTGTTCAAATGGCTTCCATCGAACCCCATATTTCATTGACCTGGTTGGATGAAAATAACCGTCTGGTCATCCGAACCTCCACCCAGGTTCCATTTCATGTGCGACGCATTGTTGCCGAAGTATTGGGCATCCCTGTGGGTAAGATTCGAGTAATAAAACCTCGTATCGGTGGTGGATTTGGAGGGAAACAGGAAATCCTCAATGAGGAATTAGTATCTGCTGTTACCCTGAAAACTGGCAGACCGGCTCGCATTGAATACACCAGAGCAGAAGAACTTTTTGCTGCTCGATTACGACATCCCGAGGTAGTGACTTTCCGGCTGGGTTTTGATAAAAATCAAACCTTAACAGCCATTGACTTAAATATTCTGGAGAATTGTGGTGCCTATGGTCCTCATGCCCTCACAGTCATGTCAGTCACAGCACAAAAAGCATTGAGCATGTATAAAGCGCCCAGCATTCGAGTTAATGGAGACGGAGTTTATACCAATCTGCCCATAGGTGGTGCGTACCGCGGATATGGAGCACCCCAGGCATTCTTCCCTCTGGAAAGTCTCATGGATGAGGCTGCCGATGCAATGAATATTGACCCCATTGAGTTGCGTCTGAAAAACATATTCAAGATCGGTGATGATATACCCATAGCCAAGATTTTGGGTGAGGGACGTGAAGGTTTTCCCATGGTCCTTTATAGTACCGAAGTAGCGGCTTGTCTGAAACAGGGACGGGAGCTTAGTGGTTGGGAGCAACTCAGAGCTGAAAAGCAAACCGGCCGATACAGAAGAGGTATAGGCGTTGCCGTTGCAGGACAGGGCTCGGGAATCCCTGGAATTGACATGGGCTCGGCCTTTATCAAAATGAATGAAGATGCCAGTTTTAACCTACAGGTTGGAGCTACAGATATTGGAACCGGATCTGATACTGCACTGGCTCAAATTGCAGCGGAAGTTTTAGGTGTTCCAGTTGAGAAGATTATTGTCTATTCATCAGATACTGACATGACCCCTTTTGATACCGGTGCCTATGCATCAAGTACCACCTATATATCTGGGTCAGCAGTAAAAAAGGCAGCTGAAAATTGTAAAACTATGATCCTGGATCAGGGAAGACTCCTGCTTGACAATGATAAGGCAGAAATTGAGGGCACCTTTGTTGTAGGTGAGGAGGGTAAGCAAATGTCATTCGAAGATATCTGCACAAAAAGTTTTTACACGGATGAGCAAAAGCAGATTATGGGTACCGCCTCCTATATGAGCTACGATTCTCCCCCACCTTTTAATGCAACCTTTGCAGAGGTGGAAGTGGATACGCTGACTGGAACGGTGCGAGTAATCAAGATCGTATCGGTGACAGATGCTGGTCAGATTATAAATCCTAAAATGGCTGAGGGTCAAATCGAGGGTGGTATTCCGCAGGCCCTGGGAATGACACTTTCAGAATTCATGCCCTTCGACGAAAAGGGCCGTCCCATCAATCTGGATTTCAACAGCTACCATATTTACACGGCTAAGGACATGCCTGAGTTAGTTGTACGTTTTGCAGAATCCCATGAACCAACAGGTCCTTATGGCGCCAAGGCCGTAGCTGAAATCCCCATAAATGCCCCTGCTCCAGCAGTGGCAAATGCAGTATACAGTGCCGTGGGAGTGCGGGTAAAACATCTTCCCATCAGCCCTCAACAAATACTGGAAGAAATGGATATTGACTGA
- a CDS encoding T9SS type A sorting domain-containing protein → MKRTITSALLMQLLFQTTFAANTPSELLFLPWGVDKGQIKLTETPFGWESVESFQVIGDNYYLLTSNTGQILKYSDQTLSIWHRSDHIQALDFQLSPMGELLYFMDVKQIYDMSSESGPITWVNHLDMRPNSRLLRSSKNTPAILLGLSETLLPTVSTRDTHMGKLNLSGEYGRLVRQSGSEMDFLLDEVALASFQPERGIWGSGQYLGSTEKGHHYLLLETLLEQNPLILKREVFIIDASGKLLMILEIPHTQHVPVTREFQLDKNGTLFGLFTTTDGIHLLGWDLSRPGDTPLLQFSLPQKFHNIHPRPFQGDNRLPGERHDEKSAGSLELDRLDFPPVGREEALNTADTYVTLIWTAGPENLTDGVINDPAGHAIQTPTWIQVGQNQRMAYQWGGFSTIDGYVTGLANGKYAGDMETSDVSAYAVGVDCSGFVSRCWNMPQHYSTYMMSNHQPLITLPLGSWYDLRPGDAIHKVGHVRLTVLWNTNGTILAVEAGGGWITHYQSYTISQLADYQPRYYINMEGMPATIDRPVVGSVTTSDSTTISWTLSDTAGIQGVQLYQKDVFQVQDWEAVTDGLLSVDQTSIAFPSTDLSLAWCFRSVSDNTPPTESYPSDAYASAQKGSNERLLIIDGFDRTTGSYPFPYHDFALDMARSLGHFNYSYETADNDAVLAGSVDLIDYTAVFWLLGDESTIRETFSDQEQDIIEAYLRGGGKLFASGSEIAWDLDSQGNTADQSFFHDYLKAAYEADDSESYTITGVVGTPFEGLALHYDDGNGGVYEENYPDAFQTSGGSEAVLRYSNDMIAATAYTGIFGNGSSEGQVVLLGIPFETIYNGTEQLELTTSILSYFGLSVQLNSGPQNLPVALRLLNPFPSPFNSTTQIGFELAEKAHVELNVYDIRGRIVTNLVNQPYPAGRWQIPFHADGVPGGIYIIQVKSGGMIQSKKVILLK, encoded by the coding sequence ATGAAAAGAACAATCACATCAGCGCTCCTTATGCAACTGCTCTTCCAGACCACTTTTGCCGCGAATACACCCAGCGAACTTTTATTCCTGCCCTGGGGAGTTGATAAAGGTCAGATCAAACTTACAGAAACACCATTTGGATGGGAAAGTGTTGAATCATTCCAGGTAATTGGCGACAACTACTACCTGCTCACCTCAAATACAGGGCAAATCCTGAAATATTCAGACCAAACCTTGAGTATTTGGCATAGGAGTGATCATATTCAGGCTTTAGACTTTCAACTTAGTCCCATGGGCGAGCTTCTGTATTTCATGGATGTGAAGCAAATTTATGATATGTCAAGTGAAAGTGGACCAATTACCTGGGTAAACCACCTGGATATGCGACCTAATAGCCGATTATTAAGGTCTAGTAAAAATACACCAGCCATTTTGCTGGGGCTTTCAGAAACACTATTACCCACAGTATCGACCCGAGATACGCATATGGGAAAATTAAACCTCAGCGGTGAATATGGGCGTCTGGTTAGACAGTCTGGTTCGGAGATGGATTTCCTGCTGGATGAAGTAGCACTGGCTTCTTTTCAACCGGAGAGAGGCATCTGGGGTTCAGGTCAATACCTTGGGTCAACTGAAAAAGGTCATCATTACTTGCTGTTGGAAACCCTTCTGGAGCAAAACCCGCTGATTCTCAAGCGAGAGGTCTTCATTATTGATGCTTCTGGTAAACTGTTAATGATTCTGGAGATACCCCACACACAGCATGTCCCCGTTACGCGGGAGTTCCAGTTGGATAAAAATGGCACTCTCTTTGGTCTTTTCACAACCACAGACGGAATCCATCTTTTGGGATGGGACCTCTCCCGTCCAGGTGATACTCCTCTCCTGCAATTTTCACTACCCCAGAAATTCCATAATATTCATCCCCGCCCTTTCCAGGGAGACAACCGACTCCCCGGGGAAAGGCATGATGAAAAAAGCGCTGGGTCCCTAGAACTCGATCGCCTGGACTTCCCGCCTGTCGGTCGCGAAGAAGCTCTGAACACTGCTGATACCTATGTTACATTGATCTGGACAGCTGGTCCAGAGAATCTCACAGATGGCGTTATTAATGACCCTGCTGGGCATGCCATCCAGACACCAACCTGGATTCAGGTGGGTCAAAATCAACGCATGGCTTACCAGTGGGGTGGTTTCTCAACCATCGATGGATATGTAACTGGTCTGGCAAATGGTAAGTATGCTGGAGATATGGAAACATCAGATGTTAGCGCTTATGCTGTGGGAGTTGACTGCTCCGGTTTTGTTTCGAGGTGTTGGAACATGCCACAACACTACTCAACCTATATGATGAGCAATCATCAACCCCTGATTACCTTGCCTCTGGGTTCCTGGTATGATCTACGACCCGGTGATGCCATTCACAAAGTAGGTCATGTTCGGTTAACTGTGCTGTGGAACACCAATGGTACTATTCTCGCAGTTGAAGCTGGAGGTGGTTGGATAACCCACTATCAATCCTATACCATCAGTCAACTTGCTGACTACCAGCCCCGATATTATATCAATATGGAAGGAATGCCGGCCACAATTGACAGGCCCGTCGTGGGCAGCGTTACGACGTCTGACAGCACGACAATTTCCTGGACCTTGTCTGATACTGCTGGCATCCAGGGGGTTCAGCTCTACCAGAAAGATGTTTTTCAAGTGCAGGACTGGGAAGCTGTGACAGATGGTCTACTTTCCGTTGATCAAACCTCAATAGCATTCCCCTCAACTGACCTGTCACTGGCTTGGTGCTTTCGATCGGTGAGCGACAACACCCCCCCAACAGAAAGTTATCCTTCTGATGCCTATGCCTCAGCCCAGAAGGGGTCAAATGAACGCCTGTTGATCATTGATGGCTTCGATCGCACGACGGGGAGTTATCCTTTTCCCTATCATGATTTTGCACTTGATATGGCCAGGTCTCTGGGTCATTTCAACTATTCCTATGAGACGGCTGATAATGATGCAGTGCTGGCTGGTTCTGTAGATCTGATTGACTACACAGCGGTTTTCTGGTTGCTGGGAGATGAGAGTACTATTCGTGAGACTTTTTCAGACCAGGAGCAGGACATTATTGAGGCCTATCTCAGAGGAGGTGGAAAGTTATTCGCTTCCGGGTCGGAAATTGCCTGGGATCTGGACTCTCAAGGAAACACTGCAGACCAATCTTTCTTTCACGATTACCTCAAAGCGGCTTATGAGGCTGATGATTCCGAAAGTTATACGATCACCGGTGTAGTGGGGACTCCTTTTGAAGGGCTGGCTTTACATTATGATGATGGTAATGGTGGTGTCTACGAAGAAAACTATCCTGACGCCTTCCAGACATCGGGAGGATCCGAAGCTGTTCTGAGATATTCCAACGATATGATTGCAGCGACGGCCTATACTGGAATTTTTGGTAATGGCTCCAGCGAAGGGCAGGTCGTGCTTCTGGGTATCCCTTTCGAAACCATTTACAATGGAACTGAGCAACTTGAATTGACCACCTCAATCCTATCCTATTTTGGATTGTCGGTTCAATTGAATTCTGGTCCACAAAATTTACCTGTGGCACTGAGATTGTTAAATCCCTTTCCCTCCCCATTTAACAGCACAACACAAATAGGTTTTGAATTAGCTGAAAAAGCTCATGTTGAACTAAATGTTTATGATATCCGGGGACGAATTGTCACCAACCTTGTCAATCAGCCTTACCCAGCTGGTCGCTGGCAGATTCCGTTTCACGCTGATGGAGTCCCTGGAGGTATCTACATCATACAGGTCAAATCTGGCGGTATGATACAATCGAAAAAGGTCATTTTGTTAAAATAA
- a CDS encoding DNA-3-methyladenine glycosylase I, producing MPDKTRCGWVPLNKPTYVKYHDEEWGVPVRDDQKMFEFLILESFQAGLSWEIVLNKRDNFRKAFAEFDFKKVALFGEDKVQELLQDKGIVRNQLKIRAAINNAQRYLEVIEEFGSFCVYFWGFSNGKPLTNQFKILDDIPASTDLSTTIAKDLKTRGFKFLGTTVVYAHMQAVGMVNDHLEECFRYSQV from the coding sequence ATGCCTGACAAAACTCGCTGTGGTTGGGTACCACTCAACAAGCCAACCTATGTTAAATATCATGATGAAGAATGGGGTGTTCCTGTACGAGATGATCAAAAAATGTTTGAATTTCTCATATTGGAATCATTCCAGGCAGGACTGAGTTGGGAAATCGTGCTCAATAAGCGGGATAATTTTCGCAAAGCCTTTGCAGAATTTGATTTTAAAAAAGTGGCGCTTTTCGGCGAGGATAAAGTTCAGGAGCTACTCCAGGATAAAGGTATTGTAAGAAATCAGCTCAAGATCAGGGCCGCGATTAATAATGCTCAACGCTATCTTGAAGTTATTGAGGAGTTTGGCAGTTTCTGCGTGTATTTCTGGGGGTTCTCAAATGGAAAGCCACTCACAAATCAGTTTAAGATTCTAGATGATATTCCTGCCAGCACCGACCTATCCACTACCATTGCCAAAGATTTAAAGACGCGTGGATTCAAATTCTTGGGGACTACAGTGGTGTATGCACATATGCAAGCTGTGGGTATGGTGAATGACCATCTCGAGGAGTGTTTTAGATATTCACAAGTTTAA
- the dinB gene encoding DNA polymerase IV, producing MLNPQPYTNKPRAIIHLDLDAFFCSVEVLRDPSLAGKPIVVGGRSENRGVVAAASYPAREYGIYSAMPMIEASRRCKDLVVISSQHGMYRMYSKVIMGILRAESPIIQQVSIDEAYLDLSDEINQWVEVTEIARKIQLKISRDIGLSASVGVATNKMIAKIASDFQKPNGLTVVPPGTEIDFLAPLPVKKIPGIGPKANERLAKYGIYTIADMAVIKEDVLKQRFGKMGEAMSRWSKGIDDRPVHEDHETKSISTERTFSKNIEDQTELLEIVEKLSFKVGEQLKKKKFMAATITIKIRYADFTTFTRQHTVPEPLDDGFEIFRIARKLLVKNWMPGEPVRLLGVGGSHFSEPHGQLSLGLDV from the coding sequence ATGCTCAACCCCCAGCCCTATACCAATAAACCCCGTGCCATTATCCATCTCGATCTGGATGCATTCTTCTGCTCAGTTGAAGTCCTGAGAGATCCTTCTCTGGCTGGTAAGCCAATTGTGGTGGGAGGTCGGAGTGAAAACAGGGGGGTGGTCGCAGCAGCATCTTACCCAGCCCGGGAATATGGGATTTACTCCGCCATGCCCATGATTGAAGCCAGCAGACGGTGCAAAGATCTTGTGGTTATTTCATCTCAGCATGGTATGTATCGAATGTACTCGAAAGTGATTATGGGTATTTTAAGAGCAGAATCTCCAATCATACAACAGGTCAGCATTGATGAAGCCTATCTGGATCTCAGTGATGAGATTAATCAATGGGTTGAAGTCACAGAGATTGCCCGCAAGATTCAATTAAAGATATCCAGGGATATTGGACTATCTGCTTCGGTAGGCGTTGCTACCAATAAGATGATCGCTAAAATCGCATCAGACTTCCAAAAACCCAATGGCCTCACCGTGGTTCCGCCAGGTACCGAAATCGACTTTCTGGCTCCCCTGCCTGTGAAGAAAATTCCAGGCATTGGTCCCAAAGCGAATGAACGTCTGGCCAAGTATGGAATATACACGATTGCAGATATGGCAGTCATCAAGGAAGATGTCCTGAAGCAGCGATTTGGTAAAATGGGTGAGGCCATGAGCCGGTGGTCTAAGGGAATCGATGATCGTCCCGTTCACGAAGATCATGAAACAAAATCCATTAGTACTGAGCGAACCTTCTCAAAAAACATTGAAGATCAAACCGAGTTATTGGAAATTGTAGAAAAATTAAGTTTCAAAGTTGGGGAGCAGCTAAAAAAGAAAAAATTCATGGCTGCCACCATCACCATCAAGATTCGCTATGCAGATTTTACAACCTTTACCCGACAACACACGGTTCCAGAACCCCTGGATGATGGTTTTGAAATCTTCAGAATTGCCAGGAAGTTACTGGTTAAAAATTGGATGCCCGGGGAGCCAGTACGCCTCTTGGGTGTCGGTGGATCACACTTCAGTGAACCACATGGTCAATTATCATTGGGGTTGGATGTGTAA